Proteins from one Octopus bimaculoides isolate UCB-OBI-ISO-001 chromosome 19, ASM119413v2, whole genome shotgun sequence genomic window:
- the LOC128250115 gene encoding carbohydrate sulfotransferase 11-like, producing the protein MFKLRSLTRNWLIKRIQANNLLYVLLLVIFILFLIQATHEKFKPWQRRGPQHVMHSKVDSYAKTSVKFSKQDSIFEERRRRLQEVCNGKENVFIGNNTEANIKGRMHIDSRHKIIYCAIEKTGSTFWKRTMQILIGIRNASNPFVIRGMEAHFSFNTLRKVSFDIVHVLLQKYTKFLFVREPYARLLSGYVDKLFSPNSFYWKYTGTYIVRYFRSLPSNHSIKCGHDVTFPEFIDYFIDSEEHNRFRNGHFTPSYDHCRPCQIQYDIIGKLESFKNDTIFILEKLGVDSLIHFSDFAKESEIDALTDAADNVYAMRLAVTKCMTFTEALRRVWKKMQIRGLLSREIPFPYSDDSRAYIPYSTFLKTLLDAHARSGPRDKRIENRKLALIEAYRQIDYRQLLRLKRILEPDCKIFGYDPEPSIIFQQTRQPESFYFMFDY; encoded by the exons ATGTTCAAATTACGTTCTTTGACCAGGAACTGGTTAATTAAACGAATCCAGGCAAACAATTTATTATATGTGCTTTTACTCGTTATCTTCATATTATTCCTCATTCAAG caaCACATGAGAAATTCAAACCATGGCAACGACGTGGACCACAGCATGTGATGCATTCTAAA GTGGATTCTTATGCAAAAACATCTGTGAAATTCTCCAAGCAAGATTCAATATTCGAAGAACGGCGTAGACGACTGCAAGAAGTTTGTAACgggaaagaaaatgtattcatTGGTAACAACACGGAAGCTAATATCAAAGGTCGAATGCACATTGATTCGAGACACAAAATTATATACTGTGCCATTGAGAAAACTGGCTCAACATTTTGGAAGCGAACTATGCAAATTCTTATCGGCATACGGAACGCTAGTAATCCATTTGTTATTCGGGGTATGGAAGCGCATTTCAGTTTCAATACTCTGAGAAAGGTTTCTTTTGATATAGTTCACGTTCTTTTACAGAAATATACCAAATTCTTGTTCGTGAGAGAACCGTACGCTCGCCTCTTGTCGGGATATGTCGACAAGCTTTTCTCGCCCAATTCGTTCTACTGGAAATACACAGGCACCTATATTGTTCGTTACTTTCGTTCACTTCCGTCTAACCACAGTATCAAGTGTGGCCATGACGTCACGTTTCCGGAATTTATTGATTACTTCATAGATTCGGAAGAACATAATCGATTCAGAAACGGCCATTTCACACCGAGTTACGATCATTGTCGACCTTGCCAGATTCAGTATGATATTATTGGGAAGCTTGAGTCATTTAAAAACGACACTATATTCATTCTGGAAAAACTTGGTGTAGATTCTCTCATCCATTTCTCAGATTTTGCCAAAGAGAGCGAAATCGACGCTTTAACCGATGCGGCAGATAACGTCTATGCCATGAGGTTAGCGGTCACAAAATGCATGACGTTTACAGAAGCCTTACGTCGAGTGTGGAAGAAAATGCAGATCCGTGGTCTTTTGAGCCGCGAAATTCCGTTTCCTTATTCAGACGATTCCCGGGCTTACATTCCATATTCCACTTTCTTAAAAACATTACTTGATGCTCACGCACGTTCTGGTCCCAGAGATAAAAGGATCGAAAACCGCAAGCTGGCTCTCATAGAAGCCTATCGACAAATCGACTACAGACAATTGTTGAGGCTGAAAAGAATTCTTGAACCAGATTGCAAAATATTTGGTTATGATCCAGAACCATCCATTATCTTCCAGCAAACTAGGCAGCCTGAATCattctattttatgtttgattATTAA
- the LOC128250143 gene encoding uncharacterized protein LOC128250143, with translation MSASVEGLLQFTLSTYAFLLLLKANGILNQTVPGSNAMCNSTNACCPKWNGKCCCGFNYQLLMKSLRKETRDGSQKDCSEIKKSNKTRKGTEMSTARSYRDYEIKDISDIFLQYNYSYQNIPPNLAHIGTELLDAESVRYFRDYDDEVVFLGKGSFGEVYLAEMAVSKQVVAVKLFLDSDYLDIISEVIITQYLSSTGVIPKILGLLPTGLMASNLSLVQEYISGMTLEDHLNEENETTLTAVNWLNISLQLTAGLQKIHQQYVLLNDIHEGNVLIEQPYLRVVYIDMGHATFRSGYKYKNYNGSLYTYEHLAPELRKSQPGTPASDVYSLGSLLSRISNISHIEELQKLANQCLLTEPGSRPTLSDLTVSINELFIKEKQKLEQQKIKFPGQTPNTKEKNYPLLIQYNVPILGPNAISSIENDSYKDSAIVNMYEFLGDTKLQIGKFVKCNCKVMIRSYENGSFVRILEESRILLHLKDTGAVFPFHGLLPTGTLLDEFEIVQSYFGKMVSVANILHYYPLRLSDAEILVFFIHVAIHLLEIHRKEVLLNYINEYNIMIDPENTKNPVWFSDLSRATYNEAYVFLVHEIDLSDFIFLAPEVRAGSPTSPASDIYSLCYVYQQVINRLKGKTRLKILQHCLAVKPEVRPSLPEMIMYLRTLAHSLR, from the exons ATGTCGGCCAGTGTGGAAGGTTTGCTGCAGTTCACCTTGTCTACTTATGCATTCCTTCTGTTGCTCAAGGCAAACGGTATTCTCAACCAAACAG TACCAGGAAGCAATGCAATGTGTAATTCTACCAATGCCTGCTGTCCAAAATGGAATGGGAAATGTTGCTGCGGATTTAACTACCAACTCCTCATGAAATCTTTACGGAAAGAAACTAGAGATGGAAGTCAGAAAGACTGTTCAgaaatcaaaaaaagcaacaaaactagGAAAGGAACTGAAATGTCCACTGCTAGAAGTTACAGAGATTATGAAATCAAAGACATTTCGGATATATTCTTGCAATATAATTATAGCTACCAAAATATTCCACCTAACTTGGCTCATATCGGAACGGAACTTCTCGACGCTGAATCTGTTCGCTATTTTCGAGATTATGATGACGAGGTTGTATTCCTTGGTAAAGGTTCTTTCGGTGAGGTTTACCTGGCAGAGATGGCCGTAAGTAAACAGGTCGTTGCTGTGAAACTGTTTCTCGATTCTGATTACTTGGACATTATATCTGAAGTGATAATCACACAATATCTGTCAAGCACGGGGGTGATTCCCAAAATCTTAGGCTTACTTCCGACTGGTCTTATGGCAAGTAACCTTTCGTTGGTCCAAGAATATATCAGCGGTATGACTCTGGAGGACCATCTGAACGAAGAGAACGAAACTACATTGACAGCCGTGAACTGGTTAAACATATCTCTGCAGTTGACGGCAGGTTTACAAAAGATACACCAACAATACGTCCTTCTTAATGACATCCACGAAGGAAATGTCCTTATAGAACAGCCTTATCTGCGAGTCGTCTATATCGACATGGGACATGCAACCTTCCGGTCaggttataaatataaaaactataacGGTTCTCTATATACTTACGAACATTTGGCTCCAGAGCTGCGAAAAAGCCAACCAGGGACTCCTGCGTCAGATGTTTACAGTTTGGGTTCTTTGCTTAGTCGTATCAGTAATATTAGCCACATTGAAGAACTGCAGAAACTAGCTAACCAGTGTTTACTAACGGAGCCTGGTTCTCGACCAACTTTGAGTGATTTAACAGTATCGATAAATGAGctattcataaaagaaaaacagaagttagaacaacagaaaataaaatttccgGGGCAGACCCCaaacacaaaggaaaaaaattaccCACTTTTAATTCAGTACAATGTACCAATACTTGGCCCAAACGCCATCAGCTCTATTGAAAATGACTCTTATAAAGACAGTGCGATTGTTAACATGTATGAATTCTTAGGAGACACTAAACTACAAATTGGCAAATTCGTAAAATGTAATTGTAAAGTAATGATCCGTTCCTATGAAAATGGATCGTTCGTGAGAATCCTCGAAGAATCAcgaattttattgcatttaaaagATACGGGTGCCGTATTTCCATTTCACGGTTTGTTGCCCACAGGCACCCTTTTGGACGAATTCGAAATAGTTCAGTCATATTTCGGGAAAATGGTGTCCGTTGCCAATATTTTGCATTATTATCCACTCCGTCTTTCTGATGCCGAAATTTTAGTTTTCTTCATTCACGTCGCCATACATCTCCTCGAAATACACCGCAAAGAAGTCCTACTTAATTATATAAACGAATATAACATTATGATTGATCCGGAAAATACGAAAAACCCTGTCTGGTTTAGTGACCTCTCCCGAGCCACTTACAATGAAGCTTACGTATTTCTAGTTCATGAAATTGACTTGAGCGACTTCATATTCCTAGCGCCGGAAGTCAGGGCTGGCTCCCCGACCTCTCCAGCCAGTGATATCTATAGTTTATGCTACGTTTACCAACAAGTTATCAACCGTCTTAAAGGAAAGACTCGCTTAAAAATACTGCAACACTGTCTAGCTGTGAAACCGGAAGTTCGACCTTCTCTACCGGAAATGATCATGTACTTGCGAACACTGGCCCATTCCCTTCGATAA